The nucleotide window TTGATATTTGTTCTATATTTTCATAATTTCCAGATGGCTCAATAGATAATCTACTTGATTCTATTTTGATATTTCCTCCAGAAAGTACAATATTTTTACTCTCTAAAATATTTTTTAAATAACTAGCACTTAAATTCAATCTAGCTAATTTTGAGTTATCAAATTCAACATAAACAACTTGAGGTTGTATACCAATAATATCTATTTTTGCAACATCATTTAATCTTAAAAAAACATCTTTTGTATCATTTGCAATATCTTCAAGTTCGGCTTTACTCAAACCATCACTAGAAATAGAAATCAAAGAACCATAAACATCCCCAAACTCATCATTTACTATTGGTTTTAAAGCGCCATCAGGAAGTTCTCTTGCTCCATCATCTACTTTTCTTCGTAAACTATCCCAAATTGGACGCATATTTTTATGTTTTTCCAAAATATTTACAAAAATGATAGAAACACCACTTTTTGAAGTTGATTTAATAAAATCAATTTCACTCATTTCTTGAATCTTTTTTTCTAATTTATCAGTTACAAGTTGCTCTATTCTTTTTGCACTTGCTCCAGGGAAATATGTCACAACTGTTGCAGTTCTTATTATAAATCCAGGGTCTTTTGCTCTTGGCAAATCTAAAAAAGAGAGAATTCCATAAATAAAAATTAAAATAGCAAAAACAATAGTTACTTTGTCATTTTTTAAAGCAAAGGAAGTAATATTCATACTATTGTCCTAACTCTTTTTCATTTCCTATAACAACAACCATACCTTCAAAAACTTCACTCATTCCAGCTTTTAAAACTAAATCATTTTCATTTAAACCACTTATTACTTCATATCCTTCTTTTTGTAAGTTACCAACTTCAATATTTTTTCTATTTATAAAATATTCATTAGCTTTTTTTTCTATCCTATAAACAAAGTAACCATCTTTATCATTTAAAACAGAATTTGAAGGTATTAAATAGACTAATTCTTTTCCTTTTTCTTCAAAATTAAAATAAACATCTGCTGACATCCCTACTTTAATCAAAGGATTTTTTTCTTCTAGTTTTACTATTACTAAATATGTTTTTTCATTTGAAGAAGCAACTTTTGATATTTCTGAAATTTTTGCATTTACAACTATATTTATTGAATTAAAAAATACTTTTACAAAATCCTCTTTTTTAATTTTATTTATAAATATTTCTGGAACATGTATTCTAACCTCATCAACAAACTTATCACTTACCAAAACTATTGGTGTACCAACTGCTACATTTTCATTTTCATTTACAAATTTTGCTCCAATTACTCCATTTATCGGAGAATATAACTCTGTATAAGATAGTTGGAGTTTTGCATATTCTAACTCTTTTTTTATATTTTCAACTTTTGCTTTATTTGCTTCAAAAGAACTTCTAGCATTATCAATATCACTTACACTTGCATTTTGATTTATATATAATTTCTTTACTCTTTCATAAGAATTTTTTGCATTTTGTAAACTAGCTATTGCTTCACTTAATGCATAATTTACTTGAGAAACTTTTAATTCATAAGGTTTAGAATCAAGTTTAGCAATCAAACTATTCTCTTTTACTTCATCACCAATTTGTATTTTAAAATAGTTCAAATTTCCTTGGACTTTAAAACTAAGTTTTG belongs to Arcobacter defluvii and includes:
- a CDS encoding efflux RND transporter periplasmic adaptor subunit, translating into MIKILLIGCLLFFTACQKKEEAKKEESKKSVFVVKPTIKDDLEKRIFNAVASSSNETKLSFKVQGNLNYFKIQIGDEVKENSLIAKLDSKPYELKVSQVNYALSEAIASLQNAKNSYERVKKLYINQNASVSDIDNARSSFEANKAKVENIKKELEYAKLQLSYTELYSPINGVIGAKFVNENENVAVGTPIVLVSDKFVDEVRIHVPEIFINKIKKEDFVKVFFNSINIVVNAKISEISKVASSNEKTYLVIVKLEEKNPLIKVGMSADVYFNFEEKGKELVYLIPSNSVLNDKDGYFVYRIEKKANEYFINRKNIEVGNLQKEGYEVISGLNENDLVLKAGMSEVFEGMVVVIGNEKELGQ